The following are from one region of the Micromonas commoda chromosome 12, complete sequence genome:
- a CDS encoding predicted protein: MEGSGRDGGVAAVAAVGEVRRVPFAGPKWDVAVACGSLKGGRADWLVEKCSELGASSLVPLLTERSGSVGGSSEGRWERVAAAAMKQSLRNHRLVVHPALTTTQLCEMVRRAPVALLCAAGAPPLREVMSMAESRTGDGVEAGYSEGGGVLIVGPEGDFTPEEVETLVAAGARPVGLGPLRLRVETAAVAIISCVSMTHPRTQPPGC; encoded by the exons aTGGAGGGCAGCGGGAGggacggaggcgtcgccgccgtcgccgcggtcggggaGGTCAGGCGCGTGCCGTTCGCGGGTCCGAAgtgggacgtcgccgtggcgtGCGGCAGCCTCAAGGGGGGAAGGGCGGACTGGCTGGTGGAGAAGTGCTCGGAGCTCGGAGCGTCGTCGCTTGTGCCGCTGCTCACCGAACGCTCGGGATCTGTCGgcggatcgtc GGAAGGGCGGTGGgagcgggtcgcggcggcggcgatgaagcaGAGTCTCCGAAACCATCGGCTCGTCGTGCACCCGGCTTTaacgacgacacagctgtgcgagatggttcgacgcgcgccggtggcgttgctgtgcgccgcgggtgcACCGCCGTTGAGGGAGGTGATGTCCATGGCGGAATCCAGGACGGGCGATGGGGTGGAAGCCGGGTACTCGGAGGGGGGCGGCGTGCTCATCGTGGGGCCGGAGGGGGACTTCAcgccggaggaggtggagacgTTGGTGGCGGCCGGTGCGAGACCGGTGGGTTTGGGGCCGCTCAGGCTGCGcgtggagacggcggcggtggcgatcaTATCCTGCGTGAGTATGACGCACCCGCGGACGCAGCCTCCGGGATGCTGA
- a CDS encoding predicted protein, with amino-acid sequence MVESPRGSDPSSRSLPPSPPPPNAVLAAVGVEPHPEPRPTSAFGANEVYDVLGSDDALKAEVEAATAALRADLKATSDRLAELETGAALQELDGMQGELAKTIRAWREEMYGGTMEALSELEALKLAIEKGGSLDADVVRMVEELAATKLEANELGAVHPPELAAALASIGDTDTIEGVESWIEGLAARVVDAHGAEPPSPLPPAEMDVEDMDDAEIDARIAAMELRLEEAKASRDEALRLRARVEREAAEFVSTLAEDGAAGRPGGVVATDVVRKVLEAVGGGAELDELRGILEEDAGG; translated from the coding sequence ATGGTCGAgtccccgcgcgggtccgaccCCAGCTCCCGCTCGCttccgccatcgccgccgccgccgaacgccgtgctcgccgcggtgggggtGGAGCCCCACCCCGAACCGCGGCCGACGTCCGCTTTCGGCGCGAACGAAGTTTACGATGTCCTCGGatcggacgacgcgctgaagGCTGAGGTGGAGGCTGCGACAGCCGCGCTGCGGGCAGACCTCAAGGCTACGTCCGATcgactcgccgagctcgagaccGGCGCGGCTCTGCAGGAGCTCGACGGAATGCAGGGCGAACTCGCGAAGACGATCAGAGCATGGCGCGAGGAGATGTACGGTGGCACGATGGAGGCTTtgtccgagctcgaggcgctaAAGCTCGCAATCGAGAAGGGAGGATCGctggacgccgacgtcgttcgcatggtcgaggagctcgcggcgacgaagctcgaggcgaacgaACTCGGGGCCGTTCACCCGCCGgagttggcggcggcgctggcgagcaTCGGGGACACGGACACGATCGAGGGGGTGGAGTCGTGGATCGAGgggctcgccgctcgcgtcgtcgacgcgcacggggccgagcctccgtcgccgctccctccggcggagatggacgtGGAAgacatggacgacgcggagatcgacgcgaggatcgccgcgatggagctgAGGCTGGAGGAGGCAAAGGCGAGCCGGGACGAGGCGCTGAGGCTCCGAGCGCGGGTGGAgcgagaggcggcggagtTCGTGTCGACGCTGGCGGAGGATGGCGCGGCCGGTCGTCctggtggcgtcgtcgcgacggacgtGGTGCGTAAGGTTCTGGAGGCGgtgggcggtggcgcggaaCTGGACGAGCTTC